A region from the Hypericibacter adhaerens genome encodes:
- a CDS encoding branched-chain amino acid ABC transporter permease, producing MSGQAFAVAALPGADRRPVWLHLAVLVLLFGLQFVLPAYDHGNVTRIMILASYAMGFNLLLGYTGLMSLGHAMFFAAGLYGAGLPVYYLGFDPFSAFAAGVAAGGFLSFGVGLIALRTSGVSFMIVTLMFAQACFLLTLYFNGITQGDQGLVLDLSAWSWDVGSEDGPLSLISPPIRYNLALLLFALCLLVSLLLVRSRIGRVLVAIRENEARVSMLGYHSFRYKLGSLMLSGTMSAAAGATYALLFSYVGSTFAGIQYSILPLLWVLLGGQGTILGPLLGTALMFYLVDVSSEYSSSYMLIVGVALVLLVLWFPKGILGTVRQKWLPWLP from the coding sequence ATGAGCGGGCAGGCCTTCGCCGTCGCCGCCCTGCCAGGTGCCGACCGGCGGCCGGTCTGGCTGCATCTGGCGGTGCTGGTACTGCTCTTCGGCTTGCAGTTCGTCCTGCCGGCCTACGACCATGGCAACGTCACGCGGATCATGATCCTGGCGAGCTACGCCATGGGCTTCAACCTGCTGCTGGGCTATACGGGCCTGATGAGCCTGGGGCATGCGATGTTCTTCGCGGCCGGGCTCTATGGCGCGGGACTTCCCGTCTATTACCTGGGATTCGACCCGTTCTCGGCCTTCGCGGCCGGCGTCGCGGCGGGCGGCTTTCTGTCATTCGGCGTCGGGCTGATCGCGCTGCGCACCAGCGGGGTCTCCTTCATGATCGTGACCCTGATGTTCGCCCAGGCCTGTTTCCTGCTGACGCTCTATTTCAACGGCATCACCCAGGGCGACCAGGGCCTCGTGCTCGATCTCAGCGCCTGGAGCTGGGATGTCGGCAGCGAGGATGGGCCGCTCAGCCTGATCTCGCCGCCGATCCGCTACAATCTGGCGCTGCTGCTCTTCGCGCTCTGCCTGCTGGTTTCGCTCCTCCTGGTCCGCTCGCGCATCGGCCGCGTGCTGGTCGCGATCCGCGAGAACGAGGCCCGGGTCTCGATGCTGGGCTATCACAGCTTCCGCTACAAGCTGGGCTCGCTGATGCTCTCCGGCACCATGTCGGCGGCAGCGGGCGCCACCTATGCGCTGCTCTTCTCCTATGTCGGCTCGACCTTCGCCGGGATCCAATATTCGATCCTGCCGCTGCTCTGGGTGCTGCTGGGCGGGCAGGGCACGATCCTGGGTCCGCTCCTGGGCACGGCCCTGATGTTCTACCTGGTCGATGTCTCGAGCGAATACAGCTCGAGCTACATGCTGATCGTCGGCGTGGCGCTCGTGCTGCTGGTCCTCTGGTTCCCCAAGGGCATCCTCGGCACGGTTCGCCAGAAATGGCTGCCATGGCTGCCGTGA
- a CDS encoding branched-chain amino acid ABC transporter permease, whose protein sequence is MSLGPHLLLAFLEGTVSAFVLALTALGLSLVFGVMRIVNVAHGEFFMLGAVLAYGFSSLVPGLPALGFLLALILSPLAVGAIAWSADRLVLARLNYNPEATIVATIGMLYIIEQLVLTIYGPDAHPVQPPISFRILFPWFGYSGYKLVVVAASGMLLLTTWYLLMRTRIGLVMRATQLDRETAQNFGIPVARVYSLIFALGAALAAVAGVLVVPIQQAHYLMGLDPLLLSFITVIIGGLGSLRGTLIAAFVIGLSDGMFSVFFSGTLSKIIATLLVALVLVFRPSGLFARSAR, encoded by the coding sequence ATGAGCCTCGGCCCCCATCTCCTCCTCGCCTTCCTGGAAGGAACCGTCTCCGCCTTCGTGCTGGCGCTGACGGCGCTGGGGTTGTCGCTGGTGTTCGGCGTCATGCGCATCGTCAATGTCGCGCATGGCGAGTTCTTCATGCTGGGCGCCGTGCTGGCCTACGGCTTCAGCAGCCTGGTTCCCGGCTTGCCGGCCTTGGGCTTCCTGCTGGCCCTGATCCTGAGCCCGCTGGCGGTGGGCGCCATCGCCTGGAGCGCCGACCGGCTGGTGCTGGCGCGGCTCAACTACAATCCCGAAGCGACGATCGTCGCGACCATCGGCATGCTCTACATCATCGAGCAGCTGGTGCTGACGATCTACGGGCCGGACGCGCATCCGGTCCAGCCGCCGATCAGCTTCCGCATCCTGTTTCCCTGGTTCGGATACTCCGGCTACAAGCTGGTGGTGGTCGCCGCCTCGGGCATGCTGCTGCTCACCACCTGGTATCTCCTGATGCGCACCCGCATCGGCCTCGTCATGCGCGCGACCCAGCTCGATCGCGAGACGGCGCAGAATTTCGGCATCCCCGTCGCCCGCGTCTATTCGCTGATCTTCGCGTTGGGCGCCGCGCTCGCCGCGGTCGCGGGCGTGCTGGTGGTGCCGATCCAGCAGGCCCATTACCTGATGGGGCTCGACCCCCTGCTGCTCTCCTTCATCACCGTCATCATCGGCGGGCTCGGCAGCCTGCGTGGCACGCTGATCGCGGCCTTCGTCATCGGCCTCTCCGACGGCATGTTCTCGGTCTTCTTCTCGGGAACCCTCTCCAAGATCATCGCGACGCTGCTGGTGGCGCTGGTGCTCGTGTTCCGGCCCTCGGGCCTGTTCGCCCGGAGTGCGCGATGA
- a CDS encoding ABC transporter substrate-binding protein, with the protein MTSDRKGNSSRSTSKAGRSLITRRGLVKGLGAAAGAAAASGLLPGPMRYIQAQAAEPIRLGFQVHRTGIGAAYGRWYEQTTNAAVKTINAAGGINGRPIEIVAEDDGTDPKRGAEVVEKFATKHKVDAVFGTLFSHVVMGSAPTAGQLKMPYFVVSEGHHVASGALNRYTFQPGITDVRSQVISMAPWIASNLGRKVAMIYPDYAFGYDHRDFFSAAIQGQGGAITALIPVAPTETTYSKYFAQIPAETEVLYHVMVGPGVLTFVKEMGDHFGSSRPQIFGFIDSLEATDLASPGLEFLDGTYFWEAFPRYAQKDQSEFDKHYRAAVGVDDNGASTADPKEVSTYSHMFGCWETLYVIKAAMEKSGYQKSTFAQKGKLIEAVEAMTAFPESDEHPQGDKTFNGKLHQCYGHQFISKVEGGRLNVVHKTAIEDGLYEPETDYTKKAL; encoded by the coding sequence ATGACTTCGGATCGGAAGGGAAATTCCAGCAGGAGCACGAGCAAGGCCGGCCGCTCGCTCATCACGCGCCGCGGCCTGGTGAAGGGGCTGGGGGCTGCGGCGGGTGCCGCCGCCGCCTCGGGCCTGCTACCGGGGCCGATGCGCTATATCCAGGCGCAGGCCGCCGAGCCGATCCGGCTCGGTTTCCAGGTGCATCGCACCGGGATCGGCGCCGCCTATGGACGCTGGTACGAGCAGACCACCAACGCCGCGGTCAAGACGATCAATGCCGCGGGCGGCATCAATGGCCGGCCGATCGAGATCGTGGCCGAGGATGACGGCACCGATCCCAAGCGCGGCGCCGAGGTGGTCGAGAAGTTCGCGACCAAGCACAAGGTCGATGCCGTGTTCGGCACGCTCTTCTCGCATGTGGTGATGGGTTCGGCGCCCACCGCGGGCCAGCTCAAGATGCCCTATTTCGTGGTGAGCGAAGGCCATCACGTCGCCTCGGGCGCCCTCAACCGCTATACCTTCCAGCCCGGCATCACCGATGTGCGCTCGCAGGTGATCTCGATGGCGCCCTGGATCGCTTCCAATCTCGGCAGGAAGGTGGCGATGATCTATCCGGACTATGCGTTCGGCTACGACCATCGCGATTTCTTCTCCGCCGCCATCCAGGGGCAGGGCGGGGCGATCACGGCCCTCATTCCGGTGGCGCCGACCGAGACGACCTACTCGAAATATTTCGCGCAGATCCCGGCCGAGACCGAGGTGCTCTATCACGTCATGGTCGGGCCGGGCGTCCTCACCTTCGTCAAGGAGATGGGCGACCATTTCGGCTCGAGCCGCCCGCAGATCTTCGGCTTCATCGATTCGCTCGAAGCCACCGATCTCGCGAGCCCCGGCCTCGAGTTCCTGGACGGGACCTATTTCTGGGAGGCTTTCCCGCGCTACGCGCAGAAGGACCAGTCCGAGTTCGACAAGCATTACCGGGCGGCGGTGGGCGTCGACGACAACGGCGCGTCGACGGCCGATCCGAAGGAAGTTTCGACCTACTCGCACATGTTCGGTTGCTGGGAGACGCTCTACGTGATCAAGGCCGCCATGGAGAAGAGCGGCTATCAGAAATCGACCTTCGCGCAGAAAGGCAAGCTGATCGAGGCGGTCGAGGCCATGACGGCCTTCCCGGAAAGCGACGAGCATCCGCAGGGCGACAAGACCTTCAACGGCAAGCTCCACCAGTGCTACGGCCACCAGTTCATCTCGAAGGTCGAGGGTGGCAGGCTCAATGTCGTGCACAAGACCGCGATCGAGGACGGGCTCTACGAGCCGGAGACGGACTACACGAAGAAAGCGCTGTAA
- a CDS encoding FAD binding domain-containing protein, translating to MFLRPKSLREAVEALATPGIQILAGGTDFYPALGDRHLSTPVLDVTGIGELSGIREEQDGVRIAAGTTWSELVATPLPRAFDALKAAAREVGSIQIQNRGTIAGNLCNASPAADGVPPLLALDAEVELMSRASTRRLPLAAFITGNRKTERRSDELVSAIRVPHSIDGPSVFLKLGARRYLVISIAMVAAILEDDGQGRIAQARIAVGACSAVARRLPELEAALLGLPMKPGIGSKVAVSHLAALSPIDDIRATAAYRRDAARTLVARALEQCAAG from the coding sequence ATGTTCCTGAGACCGAAAAGCCTGCGCGAGGCGGTCGAGGCGCTGGCGACGCCGGGAATCCAGATCCTGGCGGGCGGCACCGATTTCTACCCGGCGCTGGGCGACCGGCATCTCTCGACACCCGTTCTCGACGTCACCGGCATCGGCGAGCTCTCCGGTATCCGCGAAGAGCAGGACGGCGTCCGCATCGCCGCCGGCACCACCTGGAGCGAGCTTGTGGCGACGCCCCTGCCCCGCGCCTTCGACGCGCTCAAGGCCGCCGCGCGCGAGGTGGGCTCGATCCAGATCCAGAACCGCGGCACGATCGCGGGCAATCTCTGCAACGCCTCGCCTGCGGCCGACGGCGTGCCGCCGCTCTTGGCGCTCGATGCGGAAGTCGAACTGATGTCGCGCGCCAGCACCCGCCGCCTCCCGCTCGCCGCCTTCATCACCGGCAACCGCAAGACCGAGCGTCGCTCCGACGAGCTGGTTTCCGCCATCCGGGTGCCGCACAGCATCGACGGCCCCTCGGTTTTCCTGAAGCTCGGGGCGCGGCGCTATCTGGTGATCTCGATCGCGATGGTCGCGGCGATCCTCGAGGACGACGGCCAAGGCCGGATCGCCCAGGCGCGGATCGCGGTGGGCGCTTGCTCGGCCGTGGCGCGCCGCCTACCCGAGCTCGAGGCCGCCCTGCTGGGCCTGCCCATGAAGCCCGGCATCGGCAGCAAGGTCGCGGTCTCGCATCTGGCTGCGCTCTCGCCCATCGACGATATCCGCGCCACCGCCGCTTATCGCCGCGATGCCGCGCGCACGCTGGTGGCGCGCGCGCTCGAGCAATGCGCGGCGGGCTGA
- a CDS encoding molybdopterin-dependent oxidoreductase, with amino-acid sequence MDRPGTTIAFTLNGREVSVGTPPGQRLTRALRDELHLTGTKVGCDAGDCGACTVLLEGEPVCACLVAVGQVEGRRVDTIEGLSESSPVTRRLQDAFLRHGAAQCGICTPGMLVAATKLLEANPQPTEAQAMDAIGGVLCRCTGYRKIVSAILDQGEAPVADSDPAAGKAVGKRLRRLDGKPKTNGTEIFGADETPAHSLLLRAIRSPHHRARFRFGDLDRYVAEHPGLVRVLTARDVPTTDPYGPIPPFADQTVFALGEAKFRGEAVAAVVGQPAAIEALDLRQFPVTWEELPSVTSMAAALAEGAPLLHEKRTGNILTRGRVVKGDVEAAMASAPVTVEAAFETGFVEHAYIEPEAGFARRVGDRIEVQVCTQAPYMNLEDIAKILGIAQSQVRIIPTAVGGGFGSKLDMSVQPFVALAAWITGQPVRMVHTRPESIMSTTKRHPSQIRMKIGAARDGSLQAIDVRADFNTGAYSSWGPTVANRVPVHASGPYFVPHYRALTRAVHTNLVPAGAFRGFGVPQSTLAQEQLFDELADKLGIDRLEFRIKNALSGDQPTATGQVIGEGVGIRACLEALRPRWREAREEAAAFNRASQGPLRHGVGVAGMWYGCGNTSMANPSTIRSGLKPDGRLALHQGAVDIGQGSNTVVTQIFADALGAPIDKIDRISADTDITPDAGKTSASRQTFVSGKAAELAGRALRAQILRAANAGEDAVIQFGPGQVTVKDGAHERRIDLAMLPVDARGYVFSEEATFNPPTSPLDADGQGVPYAVYGFGAHLAEIEVDLALGTVKLLALTAAHDVGRAINPTLVEGQIEGGAAQGLGLALMEEFLPGRGENLHDYLIPSAGDMPKITSILIEDASPVGPFGAKGIGEQALIPTAPAIFNAIFDATGVRIRRAPATPDRVRAAILAAGGKERG; translated from the coding sequence ATGGATCGCCCCGGCACCACCATCGCCTTCACCCTCAATGGCCGCGAGGTCAGCGTCGGCACGCCGCCGGGCCAGCGGCTGACGCGGGCGCTGCGCGACGAGCTTCACCTCACCGGCACCAAGGTCGGCTGCGATGCCGGCGATTGCGGCGCCTGCACCGTGCTGCTCGAGGGCGAGCCGGTCTGCGCCTGCCTGGTCGCGGTCGGCCAGGTCGAGGGCCGCCGCGTCGACACCATCGAAGGCCTCTCCGAGAGCTCGCCCGTCACGCGGCGCCTGCAGGACGCCTTCCTGCGCCATGGCGCCGCGCAGTGCGGCATCTGCACGCCGGGCATGCTGGTCGCGGCCACGAAGCTCCTCGAGGCCAATCCCCAGCCCACCGAAGCCCAGGCCATGGATGCGATCGGCGGCGTGCTCTGCCGCTGCACCGGCTATCGCAAGATCGTCTCGGCCATCCTCGACCAGGGCGAGGCCCCGGTCGCCGACAGCGATCCCGCCGCCGGAAAGGCCGTGGGCAAGCGCCTGCGCCGCCTCGATGGCAAGCCCAAGACCAACGGCACCGAGATCTTCGGCGCCGACGAGACGCCGGCCCACAGCCTGCTGCTGCGCGCGATCCGCAGCCCCCATCACCGCGCGCGCTTCCGCTTCGGCGATCTCGACCGCTATGTGGCGGAACATCCCGGCCTCGTCCGGGTGCTCACCGCGAGGGACGTGCCCACCACCGATCCCTACGGCCCGATCCCGCCCTTTGCCGATCAGACGGTGTTCGCCCTCGGCGAGGCCAAGTTCCGCGGCGAGGCGGTGGCGGCCGTCGTCGGACAGCCGGCCGCGATCGAGGCGCTCGACCTTCGCCAGTTCCCCGTCACCTGGGAAGAACTGCCTTCCGTCACCAGCATGGCGGCGGCCCTCGCGGAAGGCGCACCGCTGCTGCATGAGAAGCGGACGGGCAACATCCTGACGCGGGGCCGCGTGGTCAAAGGCGATGTCGAGGCCGCGATGGCGTCGGCCCCCGTGACGGTCGAGGCCGCGTTCGAGACCGGCTTCGTCGAGCATGCCTATATCGAGCCCGAGGCCGGCTTCGCCCGGCGCGTGGGCGACCGGATCGAGGTCCAGGTCTGCACCCAGGCGCCCTACATGAACCTCGAGGATATCGCCAAGATCCTCGGGATCGCGCAGAGCCAGGTGCGCATCATCCCGACCGCCGTCGGCGGCGGCTTCGGCTCCAAGCTCGACATGTCGGTACAGCCCTTCGTGGCGCTGGCGGCCTGGATCACCGGCCAGCCGGTGCGCATGGTCCATACGCGCCCCGAATCGATCATGAGCACGACCAAGCGCCATCCTTCGCAGATCCGGATGAAGATCGGCGCGGCGCGCGACGGCTCGCTGCAGGCGATCGACGTCAGGGCCGATTTCAACACCGGCGCCTATTCCTCCTGGGGGCCGACCGTCGCCAACCGCGTCCCGGTCCATGCCTCGGGCCCCTACTTCGTGCCGCATTACCGCGCGCTCACCCGCGCGGTCCATACCAATCTGGTGCCGGCCGGCGCCTTCCGCGGCTTCGGCGTGCCGCAATCGACCCTGGCGCAGGAGCAGCTTTTCGACGAGCTGGCCGACAAGCTCGGGATCGACCGGCTCGAGTTCCGGATCAAGAACGCGCTCAGCGGCGACCAGCCGACGGCGACGGGCCAGGTGATCGGCGAAGGGGTGGGCATCCGTGCCTGCCTCGAGGCCTTGCGGCCGCGCTGGCGCGAGGCGCGCGAGGAAGCGGCTGCCTTCAACCGCGCGAGCCAGGGCCCCTTGCGCCATGGCGTCGGCGTCGCCGGCATGTGGTATGGCTGCGGCAACACCTCGATGGCCAATCCTTCGACCATCCGGTCCGGCCTCAAGCCGGACGGCCGCCTGGCGCTGCATCAGGGTGCCGTCGATATCGGCCAGGGCTCGAACACGGTCGTCACCCAGATCTTCGCCGATGCACTGGGCGCGCCGATCGACAAGATCGACCGGATTTCCGCCGACACCGACATCACGCCCGACGCCGGCAAGACCTCGGCCTCGCGCCAGACCTTCGTCTCCGGCAAGGCGGCCGAGCTCGCCGGCCGGGCCTTGCGCGCGCAGATCCTGCGTGCCGCCAATGCCGGCGAGGATGCGGTCATCCAGTTCGGTCCCGGCCAGGTCACGGTCAAGGACGGCGCCCATGAGCGGCGCATCGATCTGGCCATGTTGCCGGTCGACGCCCGCGGCTATGTCTTCAGCGAGGAGGCGACCTTCAACCCGCCCACCTCGCCGCTCGATGCCGACGGCCAGGGCGTGCCCTACGCGGTCTATGGCTTCGGCGCGCATCTGGCCGAGATCGAGGTCGATCTGGCGCTGGGCACGGTGAAGCTTCTCGCGCTCACCGCCGCGCATGATGTCGGCCGCGCCATCAACCCGACCCTGGTCGAAGGCCAGATCGAGGGCGGTGCCGCGCAAGGGCTGGGATTGGCGCTGATGGAGGAGTTCCTGCCCGGCCGCGGCGAGAACCTGCACGATTATCTGATCCCCTCGGCGGGCGATATGCCCAAGATCACCTCGATCCTGATCGAGGACGCCTCGCCGGTCGGTCCCTTCGGTGCCAAGGGTATCGGCGAGCAGGCGCTGATCCCGACGGCACCCGCTATCTTCAACGCGATCTTCGATGCGACCGGGGTGCGCATCCGCCGCGCACCGGCGACTCCCGACCGGGTGCGCGCGGCGATCCTCGCCGCTGGTGGAAAGGAGCGCGGGTGA
- a CDS encoding 6-hydroxynicotinate reductase, with amino-acid sequence MAVTASGATGPASSDGKIRCDACPVMCYIKPGAVGACDRYANQDGQIVRVDPHLLLNRTLSQGGSVVPFERGAGWDGQLVSGNRTFVTAIGAGTTYPDYKPAPFIVASEIEGVEMVTVVTEGIFSYCGVKIKIDTDRHLGPEQNAVRAQGEAVGHVTTGEYGSQMLSLGGVHHLTGGSKKEGRVTCETLLDLCNGKAVELTVDEGASVLVQAGKPPLVNGTAEERMRVGCGSATIGMFARQWFGKVDEVVVVDDHITGVLSEHQAGKYLGIGETGIRMKGRRSTPGRYFQVAEPGTGWGGTNISDPLSILEPFDKKVAKPGTTMLMVSTTGEQYGFYRLDESLRPVEEELPESLRVSVERIRENCEPALCTVLFMGGAGGSLRAGVTENPVRLTRSVKESLTRVTCGGAPVYIWPGGGITFMVDVTRVPENGFGYVPTPALVAPIEFTMRLEDYAALGGHLDQVRPLGSLDRGADRREVTPHAENPWPMTPAWRNGNAS; translated from the coding sequence ATGGCCGTCACAGCTTCCGGCGCCACCGGCCCCGCCAGCAGCGACGGCAAGATCCGCTGCGATGCCTGTCCGGTCATGTGCTACATCAAGCCCGGCGCCGTCGGGGCTTGCGACCGCTATGCCAACCAGGACGGGCAGATCGTCCGCGTCGACCCGCATCTCCTGCTGAACCGCACGCTGTCGCAGGGCGGCAGCGTGGTGCCGTTCGAGCGCGGCGCCGGCTGGGACGGGCAGCTCGTCAGCGGCAACCGCACCTTCGTCACCGCGATCGGCGCCGGCACCACCTATCCCGACTACAAGCCCGCTCCCTTCATCGTCGCATCCGAGATCGAGGGCGTCGAGATGGTCACGGTCGTGACCGAGGGCATCTTCAGCTATTGCGGCGTGAAGATCAAAATCGACACCGACCGGCATCTGGGGCCCGAGCAGAATGCGGTCCGCGCCCAGGGCGAAGCGGTCGGCCATGTGACCACCGGCGAGTACGGCTCGCAGATGCTGTCGCTGGGCGGCGTGCACCATTTGACCGGCGGCAGCAAGAAGGAAGGCCGCGTCACCTGCGAGACGCTGCTCGATCTCTGCAACGGCAAGGCGGTCGAGCTCACCGTCGATGAGGGCGCCAGCGTGCTGGTCCAGGCCGGCAAGCCGCCCCTCGTCAACGGCACGGCCGAAGAGCGGATGCGGGTCGGCTGCGGCTCGGCCACCATCGGCATGTTCGCGCGGCAATGGTTCGGCAAGGTCGACGAGGTGGTGGTGGTCGACGACCACATCACCGGCGTGCTCTCCGAGCACCAGGCCGGCAAGTATCTCGGCATCGGCGAGACCGGCATCCGCATGAAGGGGCGCCGCTCCACGCCCGGCCGCTATTTCCAGGTGGCCGAGCCCGGCACCGGCTGGGGCGGCACCAACATCTCCGACCCGCTCTCGATCCTCGAGCCCTTCGACAAGAAGGTGGCGAAGCCCGGCACCACCATGCTGATGGTCTCGACCACCGGCGAGCAATACGGCTTCTACCGTCTCGACGAGAGCCTGCGGCCCGTCGAGGAGGAACTGCCCGAGAGCCTGCGCGTCTCGGTCGAGCGCATCCGCGAGAATTGCGAGCCGGCCCTCTGCACCGTGCTCTTCATGGGCGGCGCCGGCGGCTCGCTGCGCGCGGGCGTCACCGAGAACCCGGTGCGGCTGACCCGCTCGGTCAAGGAGTCCCTCACCCGCGTCACCTGCGGCGGCGCCCCGGTCTATATCTGGCCCGGCGGCGGCATCACCTTCATGGTCGATGTCACGCGCGTGCCGGAGAACGGCTTCGGTTATGTGCCGACCCCGGCCCTGGTGGCCCCGATCGAGTTCACCATGCGGCTCGAGGATTACGCGGCGCTGGGCGGCCATCTCGACCAGGTGCGCCCGCTCGGTTCCCTCGATCGCGGTGCCGACCGGCGCGAGGTGACGCCCCACGCCGAGAATCCCTGGCCGATGACGCCGGCCTGGCGCAACGGGAACGCGTCATGA
- a CDS encoding UPF0280 family protein: MSRAQVALLPDGRRLHLQDGPIDLVIEAWGTAEAVAVAYRSAADRFVTILDELCAELSLLRRAASPEGSALTGIVARRMHDAVAPFADGIFITPMAAVAGAVAEEILGAMAAATSLSRAYVNNGGDIALHLAGDQSFRVAMIDRPDRPSLFGKATVMSHDPVRGIATSGWRGRSFSLGLADAVTVLAPTAAMADAAATVIANAVDLPGYPGILRVPASDLQPDNDLGARLVTRHVPALAPFDIARALDAGDATARSLRERGLIAAAALHLQGETRLVGIDAGNLAPLSPVPKKVIAHA; this comes from the coding sequence ATGAGCCGCGCCCAGGTGGCACTCCTGCCCGACGGCCGCCGGCTGCATCTGCAGGACGGACCGATCGACCTCGTCATCGAGGCCTGGGGCACAGCGGAGGCGGTCGCGGTGGCCTATCGGTCGGCAGCGGACCGCTTCGTCACGATCCTCGACGAGCTCTGCGCCGAGCTGTCCTTGCTGCGCCGCGCCGCGAGCCCTGAGGGGAGTGCGCTGACGGGCATCGTCGCCCGGCGCATGCATGACGCGGTGGCGCCCTTCGCGGACGGGATCTTCATCACGCCGATGGCCGCCGTCGCCGGCGCGGTCGCCGAGGAAATCCTCGGCGCCATGGCCGCAGCCACATCCCTCTCGCGCGCCTATGTCAACAATGGCGGCGACATCGCGCTGCATCTCGCCGGCGACCAGTCCTTCCGGGTCGCGATGATCGACCGCCCCGACCGGCCTTCGCTCTTCGGCAAGGCGACGGTCATGAGTCACGACCCCGTGCGCGGCATCGCCACCAGCGGCTGGCGCGGGCGCAGCTTCTCGCTGGGGCTGGCCGATGCCGTGACCGTGCTGGCGCCCACCGCCGCCATGGCCGACGCGGCCGCGACCGTGATCGCCAATGCGGTCGATCTGCCGGGCTATCCGGGCATCCTGCGCGTGCCGGCGAGCGATCTTCAGCCCGACAACGACCTGGGCGCGCGACTCGTGACCCGCCATGTTCCCGCCCTGGCGCCCTTCGACATCGCGCGGGCGCTCGACGCCGGCGACGCCACGGCCCGCTCGCTGCGCGAACGAGGGCTCATCGCCGCCGCGGCGCTGCATCTCCAAGGCGAGACCCGGCTCGTCGGCATCGACGCCGGCAACCTCGCGCCTCTTTCCCCGGTTCCCAAGAAAGTGATCGCCCATGCATGA
- a CDS encoding amino acid synthesis family protein, with protein sequence MHDVSLRKYLISVEEIYHEGGPAPARTLKRGAALAVIKNPFAGRYVEEIQGFMDDLKPLGLRMAKDLIAAMGGDPKAIEGYGKGAIVGSAGELEHGALWHVPGGYGMREVLGGAKAIVASTKKVGGPGTRLDVPVTHINASYVRSHFDAIEVGITDAPRADEILLALVMTTGPRIHARVGGLKASEIKGEDGLR encoded by the coding sequence ATGCATGACGTAAGCTTGCGCAAATACCTGATCTCGGTCGAAGAGATCTATCACGAGGGCGGGCCGGCGCCGGCCAGGACGCTCAAGCGCGGAGCGGCGCTGGCCGTCATCAAGAATCCCTTCGCCGGACGCTATGTGGAGGAGATCCAGGGCTTCATGGACGACCTGAAGCCGCTGGGTCTGCGCATGGCGAAGGACCTGATCGCAGCCATGGGCGGCGATCCCAAGGCGATCGAAGGCTATGGCAAGGGTGCCATCGTCGGCTCGGCCGGCGAGCTCGAGCATGGTGCGCTCTGGCATGTGCCGGGCGGCTATGGCATGCGCGAGGTGCTGGGCGGCGCCAAGGCGATCGTGGCCTCGACCAAGAAGGTGGGCGGGCCGGGCACGCGGCTCGACGTGCCGGTCACCCATATCAACGCCTCCTATGTGCGCAGCCATTTCGACGCCATCGAGGTCGGCATCACCGACGCGCCCCGGGCGGACGAGATTCTGCTGGCGCTGGTCATGACCACGGGCCCGCGCATCCATGCCCGCGTCGGCGGGCTCAAGGCGAGCGAGATCAAGGGAGAGGATGGCCTCAGATGA
- a CDS encoding amino acid synthesis family protein, with amino-acid sequence MKARIRKIVTIVEETDQEQGREVKPPVRRAAAIAVIENPFAGKYVEDLAELIDIGEELGGLLSERAVAALGIPGAKVESYGKAAAVGENGELEHAAAILHPKLGAPFRKTLGKGAALIPSSKKRGGLGVALDIPLGHKDAAFVRSHFDGMEVRINDAPRANEIMVAVAVTDGGRPLPRVGGLTKAEIKGEDGLR; translated from the coding sequence ATGAAAGCCAGGATCCGCAAGATCGTCACCATCGTCGAGGAGACGGACCAGGAGCAGGGCCGCGAGGTGAAGCCGCCGGTGCGGCGCGCCGCCGCCATCGCGGTGATCGAGAATCCCTTCGCCGGGAAATATGTCGAGGACCTGGCCGAGCTGATCGATATCGGCGAGGAGCTCGGCGGCCTGCTCTCCGAGCGCGCGGTGGCGGCGCTGGGCATCCCCGGCGCCAAGGTCGAGAGCTACGGCAAGGCGGCGGCCGTCGGCGAGAATGGCGAGCTCGAGCATGCCGCCGCCATTCTCCATCCGAAGCTGGGCGCCCCCTTCCGCAAGACGCTCGGCAAGGGTGCGGCGCTCATCCCCTCCTCCAAGAAGCGCGGCGGGCTCGGCGTCGCGCTCGACATCCCGCTCGGCCATAAGGACGCCGCCTTCGTGCGCAGCCATTTCGACGGCATGGAGGTCCGGATCAACGACGCGCCGCGCGCCAACGAGATCATGGTCGCGGTGGCCGTCACGGATGGCGGCCGGCCGCTGCCGCGCGTGGGCGGCCTGACCAAGGCCGAGATCAAGGGCGAGGACGGGCTGCGTTGA